In Deinococcus puniceus, one genomic interval encodes:
- a CDS encoding ATP phosphoribosyltransferase regulatory subunit, with amino-acid sequence MSSPARSPAPPLAAAIPEGTRDVLPPEWAQREHLRARLVEVFGAWGYRGVELPALEYASASHPQDARAFKLIDSGGQVLALRSEFTTAMGRLVRSRFPAGPFPLRLHYGGRLWLRALTSELGRLREFYQVGVELIGVATPQADAELLHLAAAALGAVGVSAQLEVGYPGFVDAVLEDAGLHGKARDALHDAIDRKSGADVDLLARRDGLSPEVTRTLHALTDLYGGAEVLDTAQALAQGERARDAVAHLRTVAALYSGPLLFDLGVSRRYGYYTGITFRAYADGLNQPVLGGGRYALEGGLPGAGFAVGLERLTGVLAPTLPPEPEVVLALDLAGATLARAAGLTAELAWTDDRAELQAFCMARGIRRMVQGETFTVVDGSDKNGAEA; translated from the coding sequence GTGAGTTCTCCCGCCCGTTCGCCTGCCCCGCCCCTTGCCGCTGCCATTCCCGAAGGCACGCGCGATGTGTTGCCGCCCGAATGGGCACAGCGCGAGCATTTGCGGGCGCGACTTGTCGAAGTGTTCGGCGCGTGGGGCTACCGGGGCGTCGAACTTCCGGCTCTCGAATACGCCAGTGCCAGCCACCCGCAAGATGCGCGGGCCTTTAAGCTGATCGATTCGGGCGGGCAAGTGCTGGCCCTGAGAAGCGAATTCACCACCGCGATGGGGCGGCTGGTGCGTTCCCGGTTTCCGGCGGGGCCATTCCCGCTGCGGCTGCACTACGGCGGGCGGCTGTGGCTGCGGGCGCTGACCAGCGAACTGGGGCGGTTGCGCGAGTTCTATCAGGTGGGGGTGGAGCTGATCGGCGTAGCGACTCCGCAGGCCGACGCCGAACTGCTGCACTTGGCGGCGGCGGCGCTGGGGGCGGTGGGGGTTTCAGCTCAGCTAGAGGTGGGTTATCCGGGCTTCGTGGACGCCGTGCTGGAAGACGCGGGCCTGCACGGAAAAGCGCGGGACGCCCTGCACGACGCCATTGACCGCAAGAGTGGTGCAGATGTAGACCTGCTGGCACGGCGAGACGGCCTCAGCCCAGAAGTGACGCGCACGCTGCATGCCCTGACCGATCTGTACGGCGGCGCGGAAGTGCTGGACACAGCGCAGGCTTTGGCTCAGGGCGAGCGGGCAAGGGACGCGGTGGCGCATCTGCGGACTGTGGCGGCCCTGTACAGCGGCCCCCTCTTGTTCGATCTGGGCGTCAGTCGGCGCTACGGCTACTACACGGGCATCACCTTCCGGGCCTACGCAGACGGCTTGAACCAGCCGGTGTTGGGCGGCGGACGGTACGCGCTGGAAGGCGGGCTGCCCGGCGCAGGCTTCGCGGTGGGACTGGAACGCCTGACCGGGGTGCTGGCTCCCACGCTGCCGCCCGAACCTGAAGTGGTGCTGGCACTGGACTTGGCGGGCGCAACATTGGCCCGCGCCGCTGGCCTCACGGCAGAGTTGGCATGGACGGACGACAGGGCGGAATTACAAGCGTTCTGCATGGCACGGGGCATCAGACGCATGGTGCAGGGCGAAACATTTACCGTTGTAGACGGTTCCGATAAAAACGGAGCAGAGGCATGA
- the hisG gene encoding ATP phosphoribosyltransferase, translated as MTPAPTRTPDHLTLALPKGRILEEALVLLARAGLPLTMPEKSRALRHEFPGVTLLELRNQDVPVYVDLGVADVGIVGKDVLIESGRAVYEPVDLRFAACRLSLIREIGATGTIGRVGTKYPRAARAYLNAQGIPAEIVKLSGNIELAALTGLADAVIDLVQTGGTLRANNLEEVDVLFESSARLVVNRAALKLRRERLRPLIERLRELVAADTVG; from the coding sequence ATGACCCCCGCCCCCACGCGCACGCCCGATCACCTCACGCTGGCGCTGCCCAAAGGCCGCATTCTGGAAGAAGCATTGGTGCTGCTGGCCCGCGCTGGCCTGCCCCTGACCATGCCCGAAAAATCGCGTGCCCTGCGCCACGAATTCCCCGGCGTGACCTTGCTGGAACTGCGGAATCAGGATGTGCCCGTGTACGTAGACCTTGGCGTGGCCGACGTTGGTATCGTAGGCAAAGACGTGCTGATCGAATCGGGCCGCGCTGTGTACGAACCTGTAGACCTGCGTTTTGCCGCCTGCCGCCTGTCGCTGATTCGTGAAATCGGGGCCACTGGAACCATCGGGCGGGTGGGCACCAAGTACCCGCGAGCCGCCCGCGCCTACCTGAACGCGCAGGGCATCCCCGCCGAAATCGTAAAACTGAGTGGCAACATTGAACTGGCGGCCCTGACCGGACTGGCCGACGCCGTGATCGATCTGGTGCAGACGGGCGGCACGCTGCGGGCCAACAACCTTGAGGAAGTGGACGTGCTGTTCGAATCGAGTGCGCGGCTGGTGGTCAATCGTGCAGCCCTGAAGTTGCGGCGAGAGCGCTTGCGCCCACTGATCGAACGCCTGCGCGAACTGGTGGCCGCTGACACGGTGGGGTAA
- a CDS encoding phosphotransferase enzyme family protein, with the protein MNWQAALSNLTPELVAAGAERWGAGNVRPVNMGFNHVYRASTAAGDIALRFTHSSLRSADALRPPLDFLRHLHAAGAGVCPPLPSLAGQDIEALPDGFLVTAIGWIHGPRVSELPPTPALYEAFGQAIGELHAAGRSFRPTPGTPNMIGPAFPGVFPSWRFFWHRAAPHAAKHPDLARHFARLTLLVDEWGGPAGCWPDDETQGWGEGFGLTHGDLRPGNAIWDGKRVVIIDFDEPVFGPLATDLARAGLELPADLLPMLRPHLLAGYRSVCPLPDNWEACLPLLTQCRAALMAAWTLDGVDSVAEVEALTVPTDRDDSGAVVSFGALVELLNGAEG; encoded by the coding sequence TTGAACTGGCAAGCGGCCCTGAGCAACCTCACGCCCGAATTGGTGGCCGCCGGAGCCGAACGCTGGGGCGCAGGCAACGTGCGGCCAGTGAATATGGGGTTCAATCATGTCTACCGGGCAAGCACTGCCGCCGGAGACATCGCCCTCCGCTTCACCCATTCCAGCCTGCGGAGCGCCGACGCCCTGCGTCCACCGCTGGACTTTTTGCGCCATCTGCACGCGGCGGGCGCGGGCGTGTGCCCACCACTTCCCAGCCTTGCGGGGCAGGACATAGAAGCACTCCCAGACGGCTTTCTGGTCACGGCCATTGGCTGGATACACGGCCCCCGCGTGTCGGAGTTGCCGCCAACACCAGCACTTTATGAAGCGTTTGGGCAGGCGATTGGCGAGTTGCACGCGGCTGGGCGCAGCTTCCGGCCCACTCCCGGCACACCGAACATGATCGGCCCGGCCTTCCCCGGCGTCTTCCCGTCATGGCGATTTTTCTGGCACCGCGCCGCCCCACACGCCGCCAAGCACCCCGATTTGGCCCGCCACTTTGCCCGCCTGACCCTGCTGGTAGACGAGTGGGGCGGCCCGGCTGGATGCTGGCCGGATGACGAAACACAGGGCTGGGGCGAGGGCTTCGGCCTCACGCACGGCGACTTACGCCCCGGCAACGCCATCTGGGACGGCAAGCGTGTGGTCATCATCGACTTCGATGAACCCGTGTTCGGCCCACTGGCAACTGATCTGGCCCGCGCCGGACTGGAACTGCCCGCTGACCTGTTGCCCATGCTGAGGCCTCACCTGCTCGCCGGATACCGCTCAGTTTGCCCACTGCCTGACAACTGGGAAGCCTGCTTGCCCCTGTTGACCCAATGCCGCGCCGCCTTGATGGCCGCTTGGACACTGGACGGCGTAGACAGTGTGGCGGAGGTAGAAGCGTTGACTGTCCCTACAGATCGGGACGACTCCGGGGCGGTGGTCAGTTTCGGGGCGTTGGTGGAGTTGCTGAATGGGGCGGAAGGGTAA
- a CDS encoding MalY/PatB family protein gives MTGLHSPEVSVLETTDVYSHLDPAALRHADSLKWTLYGEDVIPMWVADMDYPVAPAILNALQDRLTRGLGYPQLMGDPLLTRLIQEKAATQGLTDLPAEGVALLPGVVPGIFAAVHALTAPGDGVLTMLPVYHPFHLSINDQRRVVQAAALKDSGTRWEIDWEALEGAVTPSTRLMLLCHPHNPTGRVWNAEELGKLRDFALKHNLYVCSDELHADLSFADALFESFAADPRVRGRTVTLTGPCKAFNTAGLGIGAMLSHDAALIKRLKTAVGGLMGHPSALSITMWQAALQEGGPWLAETVAYLRGNRDLLQAFLAERFPYIKSYAVESTYLAWLDVRSHPHAGDIQQVLLEQARVAIHNGPVFAPDPQKADYQGFIRVNFATSRALLTEALERMAGVLGGDVE, from the coding sequence ATGACTGGCCTGCATTCGCCCGAAGTGTCCGTGCTAGAAACCACCGACGTCTACAGCCACCTTGACCCCGCCGCGCTGCGCCACGCCGATTCGCTGAAATGGACGCTGTACGGCGAAGATGTGATTCCGATGTGGGTGGCCGACATGGATTACCCGGTGGCCCCCGCCATTCTGAATGCCCTGCAAGACCGCCTCACACGCGGTTTAGGCTACCCGCAACTGATGGGCGATCCCCTGTTGACCCGCCTGATTCAGGAGAAGGCTGCCACGCAAGGGCTGACCGACTTGCCCGCCGAGGGTGTGGCGTTGCTGCCGGGAGTCGTACCGGGGATTTTTGCCGCTGTACACGCTCTCACCGCTCCCGGCGACGGTGTGCTGACCATGCTGCCCGTGTACCACCCGTTTCACCTCAGCATCAACGATCAGCGCCGCGTGGTGCAGGCCGCCGCCCTCAAAGATTCCGGCACGCGCTGGGAAATCGACTGGGAAGCGCTGGAAGGGGCAGTCACTCCGTCCACGCGCCTGATGCTGCTGTGCCATCCCCACAACCCCACCGGGCGCGTGTGGAACGCCGAGGAACTGGGCAAACTGCGCGACTTCGCACTGAAGCACAACCTGTATGTCTGTTCCGATGAGTTGCACGCCGACTTAAGCTTTGCCGACGCGCTGTTCGAGTCGTTCGCCGCCGATCCGCGTGTGCGGGGCCGTACCGTCACGCTCACGGGGCCGTGCAAGGCGTTCAATACGGCGGGGCTAGGCATCGGGGCCATGCTCAGCCACGACGCGGCCCTCATCAAGCGCCTGAAAACGGCAGTCGGCGGCCTGATGGGGCATCCCAGCGCCCTGAGCATCACCATGTGGCAAGCGGCGTTGCAAGAGGGTGGGCCTTGGTTGGCCGAAACGGTGGCCTACTTGCGCGGCAATCGCGACTTGTTGCAGGCATTTTTGGCCGAAAGATTCCCGTATATCAAGTCCTATGCGGTAGAAAGCACCTATCTGGCTTGGCTAGATGTGCGCTCGCATCCGCACGCGGGCGATATTCAACAGGTTTTGCTGGAGCAGGCGCGGGTTGCCATTCACAACGGCCCCGTATTCGCCCCCGATCCTCAGAAGGCCGACTATCAGGGCTTTATTCGGGTCAACTTTGCTACCAGCCGTGCGCTGCTTACGGAGGCGTTGGAGCGGATGGCGGGGGTGTTGGGCGGGGACGTCGAATAA
- a CDS encoding 5'-methylthioadenosine/adenosylhomocysteine nucleosidase has translation MLAIMGAMDEEIELLLADLQAPETLTFSGVTLHKGTLEGVPVLLTRGGIGKVNAALTTAYLLMQGATQVIFTGVAGGVHPELRVGDIVVSTDCVQHDVDVGALGYELGSIPGELPAWPADETLRAVALEAARDVEGVRVLDGRVASGDQFIASREGVQRLWTLFGAACAEMEGAAVAQVCSKAGVPFVIIRSVSDTADHDANVDYRTFMPLVARHAKQVVRGMLARLTPQA, from the coding sequence ATGCTGGCGATCATGGGCGCGATGGACGAAGAAATCGAGTTGTTGCTGGCCGACTTGCAGGCCCCCGAAACGCTGACCTTCTCAGGCGTGACGCTGCATAAGGGCACTCTGGAGGGCGTACCTGTACTGCTCACTCGCGGCGGGATCGGCAAGGTCAATGCGGCCCTGACCACCGCATATTTGCTGATGCAGGGAGCTACACAAGTTATTTTTACCGGGGTGGCGGGCGGCGTGCATCCAGAGCTGCGGGTGGGCGACATCGTAGTGAGTACCGATTGCGTGCAGCACGATGTAGATGTGGGCGCATTGGGCTACGAACTGGGCAGCATACCGGGCGAGCTTCCTGCGTGGCCCGCCGATGAAACGTTGCGAGCAGTAGCCCTCGAAGCAGCGCGAGATGTAGAGGGCGTGCGCGTGCTGGACGGCAGAGTTGCCAGTGGCGATCAGTTCATCGCTTCCCGCGAGGGCGTGCAGCGGCTCTGGACATTGTTCGGGGCGGCCTGCGCCGAGATGGAAGGCGCGGCAGTGGCGCAGGTGTGCAGCAAGGCGGGCGTGCCGTTCGTGATCATCCGCAGCGTCAGCGACACCGCAGACCACGATGCCAACGTGGATTACCGAACCTTTATGCCGCTGGTGGCCCGCCACGCCAAACAGGTGGTGCGCGGCATGCTGGCCCGCCTGACGCCGCAAGCCTAA
- a CDS encoding CidA/LrgA family protein — MTSQTAALPPAVRVVLGLGVLVGFAALGEGLMRLLHWPLPGSVVGMVLLLLALGSRVVRLHWIEPAADGLLGILGLLFVPATVGAIQFLGAGAEWGLWLLVMVAGLLLGAGVAGWLAGRLVRD; from the coding sequence ATGACCTCTCAGACCGCCGCCCTGCCGCCCGCCGTGCGCGTGGTGCTGGGGTTGGGCGTGCTGGTGGGCTTTGCCGCCCTCGGAGAAGGGTTGATGAGGCTGCTGCATTGGCCCCTGCCGGGTTCGGTGGTGGGCATGGTGTTGCTGCTGCTGGCGCTGGGATCGCGTGTGGTGCGCCTGCACTGGATAGAACCCGCCGCCGACGGCCTGCTGGGAATCTTGGGCCTGCTGTTTGTTCCGGCCACCGTTGGGGCCATTCAGTTTTTGGGGGCCGGGGCCGAGTGGGGGCTGTGGCTGCTGGTGATGGTGGCCGGGTTGCTGCTCGGTGCAGGTGTAGCGGGTTGGTTGGCGGGGCGGTTGGTGCGGGACTGA